One Defluviitoga tunisiensis genomic window carries:
- a CDS encoding ferredoxin: MKIIIDKEACIGDGICESLCPDVFQMADDGKAEVIDEQSNEPCVQDAIDACPTEAISIEE; encoded by the coding sequence GTGAAAATAATAATTGATAAAGAAGCATGTATAGGAGATGGGATTTGCGAAAGTTTGTGCCCAGATGTGTTTCAAATGGCAGATGATGGGAAAGCCGAAGTAATTGATGAACAAAGTAATGAACCTTGCGTTCAAGATGCAATTGATGCTTGCCCAACTGAAGCTATTAGTATAGAAGAATAA
- a CDS encoding D-2-hydroxyacid dehydrogenase yields the protein MKIHINDPLDEIALQKLKEELPNATITSEHFDKDKLKEKMKDVDVLIVRSATKVTKEIIDSSPKLKIIGRAGMGLDNIDLEAAKVKNIKVLNTPGQNALSVAELVIGMVIDIYRNITRASIGLKEGRWEKKELEGLELSGKTFGIIGFGYVGTNLAKLLTGFNTTTLVYDIINLTAEEQNKYKVKQVSFEDLLKQSDIISLNLPKNEKTFHVIGEKEIKLMKDNVIIINAARGGVLDEKAALKYLKDGKIFGLGLDVFEEEPPVSDFYKELFSLPNVVVTPHIGASTKEAQERVGINIIDRIVEEVNKIMI from the coding sequence GTGAAAATTCATATAAACGATCCGTTAGATGAGATCGCATTGCAGAAACTTAAAGAAGAATTACCTAATGCCACCATAACTTCTGAACACTTTGATAAAGACAAATTGAAAGAAAAAATGAAGGATGTAGATGTATTAATTGTTCGAAGCGCAACAAAAGTTACCAAGGAAATTATCGATAGTTCACCTAAACTAAAGATTATAGGAAGAGCTGGAATGGGTTTGGATAATATAGACCTTGAAGCAGCTAAAGTCAAAAACATAAAAGTATTAAATACCCCAGGTCAAAATGCTCTTTCTGTTGCTGAGTTAGTAATAGGAATGGTTATAGATATTTATCGAAATATCACTAGGGCATCAATAGGACTCAAGGAAGGAAGATGGGAAAAAAAGGAACTTGAGGGTTTGGAGTTGTCTGGAAAAACATTTGGGATAATTGGCTTTGGATATGTTGGAACAAATTTAGCAAAATTATTAACAGGCTTTAATACCACAACTCTAGTTTATGACATTATTAATCTTACCGCAGAGGAACAAAATAAATATAAAGTTAAGCAAGTTTCATTTGAAGATCTACTAAAACAATCTGATATTATTTCCTTGAATCTTCCAAAAAATGAGAAAACTTTTCATGTGATTGGTGAAAAGGAAATAAAATTAATGAAAGATAATGTAATAATTATCAATGCAGCAAGAGGTGGCGTTTTAGACGAAAAAGCTGCATTAAAGTACTTAAAAGATGGTAAAATATTTGGATTAGGTTTAGATGTTTTCGAAGAAGAACCTCCAGTTAGCGATTTTTATAAAGAACTATTTTCTCTTCCTAACGTAGTTGTTACACCTCATATTGGAGCATCTACTAAGGAAGCTCAAGAAAGAGTAGGAATTAATATTATTGATAGGATAGTCGAAGAAGTTAATAAAATTATGATATAA
- a CDS encoding pyridoxal-phosphate-dependent aminotransferase family protein — MARMLKKNYLMTPGPTPVPIDILLEGAKDTIHHRTPQYLDIQNEALENLKYLFQTDNFVYTMASSGTGAMEAAVANLLSPGDKAIAVNAGKFGERWCDLCKAYGAELIELDVEWGKYVRSEEIKKALEENPDTKAVFTTLCETSTGVVNPIKEIAEIVNKTDAVLVVDAISGLLAEPLKMDEWNVDVVVCGVQKGFMMPPGLAMIALSDKAMKIVEKSENARYYFDIRSYKKNYPDSPFTPPVNLIYQLVKSTNMLKEEGIENVWERHRIMSEATRAGVKALNLELFAEKPSNAVTAIKVPAGVDAGKLIKFLRDDWGIVFTGGQSQLKGKIIRIAHLGYMSKFDIIIAISALEMSLNKFGFKVELGKGVKAAEEVFVNEGV, encoded by the coding sequence ATGGCAAGAATGCTAAAAAAGAATTATCTAATGACACCGGGGCCAACGCCTGTACCAATTGATATTTTACTTGAAGGCGCAAAAGATACTATTCATCACAGAACTCCACAGTACCTTGATATTCAAAACGAAGCACTAGAAAATTTAAAGTACTTATTTCAGACTGATAACTTTGTCTACACAATGGCATCATCAGGTACTGGAGCAATGGAAGCAGCAGTTGCTAATTTATTATCTCCTGGAGATAAAGCGATTGCAGTTAACGCTGGTAAGTTTGGTGAAAGATGGTGTGATCTATGTAAAGCCTACGGGGCAGAGTTAATTGAGCTCGATGTTGAATGGGGAAAGTACGTTAGATCGGAAGAAATAAAAAAAGCACTAGAAGAAAATCCGGATACAAAGGCAGTTTTTACAACTCTTTGCGAAACTTCTACAGGAGTTGTTAATCCTATCAAAGAAATTGCAGAAATTGTAAACAAAACAGACGCAGTATTAGTTGTAGATGCGATTTCAGGATTATTAGCAGAGCCACTAAAAATGGATGAATGGAATGTTGATGTTGTAGTATGTGGTGTACAAAAAGGTTTTATGATGCCTCCAGGATTGGCAATGATAGCCTTGAGTGATAAGGCTATGAAAATTGTTGAAAAAAGTGAAAATGCCAGATATTATTTTGATATTAGATCATACAAAAAGAATTATCCAGATTCCCCATTTACTCCACCTGTTAATCTGATTTACCAGCTAGTTAAGTCTACGAATATGTTAAAAGAAGAGGGTATTGAAAACGTTTGGGAAAGACATAGAATAATGAGTGAAGCAACAAGAGCCGGAGTTAAGGCCTTAAATTTAGAACTTTTCGCAGAAAAGCCATCAAATGCTGTAACTGCAATAAAAGTTCCAGCGGGAGTAGATGCAGGAAAACTAATAAAATTTTTGAGAGATGATTGGGGAATAGTATTTACCGGAGGTCAGTCTCAACTCAAAGGAAAAATTATTAGGATAGCACATTTAGGATATATGTCTAAATTTGATATTATAATAGCAATTAGTGCATTAGAGATGAGTTTAAATAAATTTGGTTTCAAAGTTGAGTTGGGCAAAGGAGTAAAAGCAGCTGAAGAAGTTTTTGTTAATGAAGGAGTGTGA